A stretch of the uncultured Desulfobacter sp. genome encodes the following:
- a CDS encoding ATP-binding protein, with the protein METTKENQLYSNKILDTYVALIREKYPDIEIEDLMDEAGIENYSKIGNNAIVLCQAQFNRFHERLCMLTDNMKIAQQAGRYAVTSQCLGMIRRLALPFVGIRRACNIMVEYAGSLTRSARYTIRYIRKNNIEVVVYPNEGITEELFQCEMRQGYFQGLADVFLHNELTVSHSECMFRDKKACRYELSWRSSAFPLLAGLSWFVGAAAIVMLIAVWLPPFADVFNPLWLIWPVLLFLGLGWAGQKVKSKAYLRSLQGIHTAREEIRHQTEVNVENSRAIADIGQALGVEDPDACIFDRAANIVGAKLRYDRVMIMIANDEKTFLSYRGGYGFTAVENIYITEYRICLEGSSEGVFYESFQHNKTMLVNDIAWLKQKFSQSRELADRIKPRSFIICPIEVDGAPIGILITGNTVTLRKLDNSDTNLVMAVAHQIGCVYRRQKCEKQQVEFKRQIVQLQKMEALGVLAGGIAHDFNNILSPIIGYTDLCLAMRPKNEKMFEYLRRVKNASGRAQDLVAQILAFSRQGEKEYIRCHPGPIIKESLKLLRASVPQNIKIETLITPGLAPVMADPTQIHQLIMNLCTNAHHAMMDKGGILTVRLDEIQVKEGSLEETHRLFPGSYIHLQVVDTGHGMSRAVMDNIFEPYFTTKIKGRGAGMGLPIIKGIVARLKGHIFVDSIEGEGSCFDIYLPQTAEKESEQQG; encoded by the coding sequence ATGGAAACGACAAAAGAAAACCAACTGTATAGCAATAAGATCCTGGATACTTATGTGGCCCTGATTCGGGAAAAATATCCTGACATTGAAATCGAGGATCTCATGGACGAGGCTGGGATTGAGAATTACAGTAAAATCGGTAATAATGCCATCGTGCTCTGCCAGGCACAGTTCAACCGGTTCCATGAACGTTTGTGCATGCTTACCGACAATATGAAGATTGCGCAACAGGCGGGTCGTTACGCTGTGACCTCCCAATGCTTAGGGATGATTCGCCGTCTGGCGCTGCCCTTTGTCGGGATCCGGCGGGCCTGTAATATAATGGTCGAATATGCCGGGAGCCTGACCCGGTCTGCACGCTATACTATCCGATATATAAGAAAAAATAACATTGAGGTTGTCGTATATCCCAATGAAGGGATAACAGAAGAACTCTTTCAGTGCGAGATGCGGCAGGGCTATTTTCAGGGCCTTGCAGATGTTTTTCTTCATAATGAACTGACTGTGAGCCATTCGGAATGTATGTTTAGAGACAAAAAAGCCTGCCGGTATGAGCTCTCCTGGCGGAGTTCGGCGTTTCCCTTACTTGCCGGGCTTTCCTGGTTTGTCGGTGCTGCTGCTATCGTAATGTTAATTGCGGTTTGGCTGCCCCCTTTTGCTGATGTATTCAATCCTTTGTGGTTGATTTGGCCGGTTCTATTATTTTTGGGTCTGGGGTGGGCCGGTCAGAAGGTGAAATCAAAGGCGTATTTAAGGTCTTTACAGGGGATACATACGGCCAGAGAAGAGATCCGGCATCAGACTGAAGTCAATGTTGAAAATTCAAGGGCCATTGCCGACATTGGACAGGCCCTGGGGGTTGAGGATCCAGATGCTTGTATCTTTGATCGGGCTGCAAATATCGTGGGTGCAAAACTTCGGTATGATCGCGTGATGATCATGATTGCCAATGATGAAAAAACTTTTCTGTCCTATCGCGGCGGATATGGATTTACAGCGGTCGAAAATATTTATATTACCGAATATCGCATCTGCCTTGAGGGGTCGTCTGAAGGGGTGTTTTACGAGTCCTTTCAGCACAACAAAACCATGCTTGTGAATGATATTGCATGGCTTAAGCAAAAATTTTCCCAGAGCAGGGAACTGGCCGATCGTATCAAACCCCGCTCTTTTATTATCTGTCCCATCGAGGTGGACGGTGCACCCATCGGCATCTTGATTACCGGAAATACGGTGACCCTGAGAAAACTGGACAACAGTGACACCAATCTGGTCATGGCCGTGGCCCATCAGATCGGTTGCGTTTACAGAAGGCAGAAGTGTGAAAAACAGCAGGTTGAGTTCAAACGTCAGATTGTGCAGCTTCAGAAAATGGAGGCCCTTGGTGTCCTGGCCGGCGGTATTGCCCATGATTTTAATAATATTTTATCCCCCATCATAGGGTATACGGATCTGTGCCTGGCAATGCGCCCGAAAAATGAGAAAATGTTCGAATACCTTCGTCGGGTGAAAAACGCCTCCGGCCGGGCCCAGGACCTGGTGGCACAGATTCTGGCATTCAGTCGCCAGGGGGAAAAGGAGTATATCCGTTGCCATCCCGGCCCTATTATCAAGGAGAGCTTAAAACTGTTGAGAGCCTCTGTCCCCCAAAACATAAAGATCGAAACGTTGATCACACCGGGCCTTGCACCTGTTATGGCGGATCCCACCCAGATCCATCAACTTATTATGAATCTTTGCACCAATGCCCATCATGCCATGATGGACAAAGGCGGGATTCTTACTGTCCGTTTGGATGAAATTCAGGTTAAAGAAGGTTCCCTTGAAGAGACGCATCGGTTATTCCCTGGTTCTTATATTCATTTACAGGTGGTTGATACGGGACACGGGATGAGCCGCGCTGTCATGGACAATATATTTGAGCCTTATTTTACAACAAAAATAAAGGGGCGGGGGGCAGGTATGGGCCTTCCTATTATTAAAGGGATTGTGGCCCGTCTTAAGGGCCATATATTTGTGGACAGTATTGAAGGAGAAGGCAGTTGTTTTGATATTTATCTTCCCCAGACTGCTGAAAAAGAATCCGAGCAACAGGGATAG
- a CDS encoding cupin domain-containing protein: protein MQTGKVNQRILSFMKKRDMDIPALSEAAGLDPEFIKTMLEEDAYPPLGPLMKIARALGVRLGTFLDDQDSSDPYIVRKAERADGFSVLDGTNKAPALNFYALGKGKSDRHMEPFFVEVLPESAKQKTLSSHEGEEFIVVVSGVIEVIYGNETYELKPGDSIYYNSVVPHYVSCVGEEKAEIHAVVYVPE from the coding sequence ATGCAAACAGGAAAAGTTAACCAGCGGATTTTATCATTCATGAAAAAGCGGGACATGGATATCCCGGCCCTATCTGAGGCAGCCGGCCTTGACCCTGAGTTTATCAAGACCATGCTTGAGGAAGATGCCTACCCCCCCCTGGGCCCTCTAATGAAAATCGCCCGGGCCCTTGGTGTACGTTTAGGCACATTTCTGGATGACCAGGACAGCAGCGACCCCTACATTGTCCGCAAGGCCGAAAGAGCAGACGGTTTTTCCGTTCTCGACGGAACCAACAAAGCCCCTGCCCTAAATTTCTATGCCCTGGGCAAAGGAAAATCAGACCGGCACATGGAGCCGTTTTTTGTTGAAGTCCTGCCTGAATCCGCGAAGCAAAAAACACTGTCTTCCCATGAAGGCGAAGAATTTATTGTGGTTGTTTCAGGGGTTATAGAGGTAATTTACGGAAATGAAACCTATGAGCTGAAGCCCGGCGACTCTATCTATTATAACTCTGTGGTTCCCCATTATGTATCATGTGTGGGAGAAGAAAAGGCCGAAATTCACGCCGTGGTTTATGTTCCGGAATAA
- a CDS encoding AMP-binding protein gives MDETLPLQSLTIGQIFDRTVEKYPDNPAVVYVDRDFRLTYRQFATYVDETAKGLMALGVKKGEKVGIWATNVPYWVILQFATAKIGAVLLTVNTNYKTAELEYLLTQSDCENLFLIDGYQDTDYISTIYELVPELKTCQRGHLKSEKFPHLKRVAFLGPEKHRGMYTIPEIRALSVMISDDEYQARQDSLDCHDVVNMQYTSGTTGFPKGVMLTHYNIANNGFWIGANQNLGPDDRVCLPVPLFHCFGCVLGVMAFINHGTCMVILEGFDPLLIMASVEQEKCTGLYGVPTMFIAVLDHPLFNKFDFSSLRTGIMAGSNCPIHTMEQVINKMNMTEITICYGLTEASPVLTQTRQHDDIRVRTQTVGRALPHLEVKVVDLTTGEELPRGQQGEVCVRGYSVMKGYYNNPDATAQTIDEDGFLHSGDLGVMDEDGNLSITGRHKDMIIRGGENIYPREIEEFLYRMDGIRDIQVAAVPSRKYGEEVGAFVILNEGANLEPSDIQDFCRGKISRYKIPRYVHFINQYPMTASGKIQKYKLTEMSEDIWPERR, from the coding sequence ATGGACGAAACTTTGCCATTGCAATCCCTGACCATAGGGCAGATCTTTGACAGAACAGTTGAAAAATACCCGGATAATCCGGCCGTTGTATATGTGGACAGAGATTTTCGCCTGACGTACAGGCAGTTTGCCACCTATGTAGATGAAACAGCCAAGGGTTTGATGGCCCTGGGCGTAAAAAAAGGAGAAAAAGTAGGTATATGGGCCACCAATGTACCATACTGGGTGATTTTGCAGTTTGCCACAGCCAAAATCGGGGCTGTACTGCTCACGGTGAACACCAATTATAAAACAGCGGAACTGGAATACCTGCTAACCCAATCCGACTGTGAAAACCTCTTTCTCATTGACGGATACCAGGACACGGATTACATATCCACCATTTATGAACTGGTGCCGGAGCTGAAAACCTGCCAGCGTGGCCACCTGAAATCTGAAAAATTTCCCCACCTGAAGCGGGTGGCCTTTCTTGGCCCTGAAAAACACAGGGGCATGTATACCATTCCTGAAATCCGGGCCTTGTCCGTAATGATTTCCGACGATGAATACCAGGCCCGCCAGGATAGCCTGGATTGCCATGATGTGGTGAACATGCAGTACACCTCGGGGACCACGGGTTTTCCCAAAGGCGTCATGCTCACCCATTACAATATCGCCAACAACGGGTTCTGGATTGGTGCCAACCAAAACCTGGGTCCGGATGACCGGGTCTGCCTCCCTGTGCCCCTGTTTCACTGCTTTGGCTGTGTACTCGGGGTGATGGCCTTCATCAACCACGGTACCTGTATGGTGATCCTGGAAGGATTTGATCCCCTTTTGATCATGGCTTCGGTGGAACAGGAGAAGTGTACCGGTCTTTACGGCGTACCCACCATGTTCATTGCCGTACTAGACCACCCCCTCTTCAACAAATTTGATTTTTCATCCCTTCGCACCGGCATCATGGCAGGCTCCAACTGCCCCATCCATACCATGGAGCAGGTCATCAACAAGATGAACATGACGGAAATCACCATCTGCTACGGCCTGACCGAGGCATCCCCGGTCTTGACCCAAACCCGGCAGCACGACGACATCCGGGTGCGGACACAAACCGTGGGCCGTGCCCTGCCCCACCTTGAAGTCAAGGTCGTTGACCTGACAACAGGAGAAGAGCTTCCCCGGGGCCAGCAGGGTGAGGTGTGCGTCAGGGGATACAGCGTCATGAAAGGATATTACAACAATCCTGACGCCACAGCCCAGACCATTGACGAGGACGGTTTCCTGCATTCAGGCGATCTCGGGGTCATGGACGAAGACGGCAACCTGTCCATCACAGGCCGACACAAGGATATGATCATCCGGGGCGGAGAAAATATCTATCCCAGGGAGATCGAGGAATTCTTATACCGCATGGACGGCATCCGGGATATCCAGGTAGCTGCGGTCCCCAGCAGGAAATACGGTGAAGAGGTCGGTGCCTTTGTCATTCTAAATGAAGGGGCAAATCTTGAGCCCAGTGATATCCAGGACTTTTGCCGGGGAAAAATCAGCCGGTACAAAATCCCCAGATATGTCCATTTTATTAATCAATATCCCATGACGGCTTCGGGCAAGATTCAGAAATACAAATTGACGGAGATGTCCGAAGATATATGGCCGGAAAGACGTTAA
- a CDS encoding thiamine ABC transporter substrate-binding protein → MRISAAVATAIICVIFAAPMLTDQALCRELTLMTHDSFSMSKAVLEDFKTAVGADITILRSGDAGQALNKAILSKNNPMADLFFGVDNTFIGRALDHDLFIAYTPRGFDDIDTTLLLDDKKRLIPVDFGDVCLNYDIQWFKTKHLAPPNGLEDLIRPAYKNLTVVQNPATSSPGLAFLLATISRFGKDGYISFWQKFKANGVMVVNGWQDAYWGQFTAASKGDRPIVVSYASSPAAEVFYAEHKPTTAPTGVVIENQSTFRQIEFAGILKNSKNIDLAQKAMDFILSKTFQEDIPLQMFVFPANTKAKLPDVFLKHAKITETPAYLPIDDINQNRDKWLREWTENLLR, encoded by the coding sequence ATGCGAATATCTGCCGCTGTTGCCACTGCCATTATCTGCGTAATTTTTGCCGCCCCCATGCTTACCGACCAAGCCCTGTGCCGGGAGTTAACCCTCATGACCCATGACAGCTTCAGTATGTCTAAAGCCGTGCTTGAGGATTTTAAAACCGCTGTGGGTGCGGACATCACGATCCTGCGTTCCGGGGATGCCGGCCAGGCATTGAACAAAGCAATTTTGTCAAAAAATAATCCCATGGCAGACTTGTTTTTTGGCGTGGACAACACCTTTATCGGCAGAGCCCTGGACCATGATCTGTTCATTGCCTATACTCCCAGAGGATTTGACGACATCGACACCACCCTTTTACTGGATGACAAAAAGCGCCTGATACCTGTAGATTTTGGCGATGTATGCCTCAATTACGATATACAATGGTTCAAAACAAAACACCTTGCGCCCCCGAACGGCCTTGAAGATCTGATCCGTCCGGCATACAAAAACCTCACCGTTGTCCAGAATCCGGCCACATCATCCCCGGGCCTTGCCTTTCTTCTGGCCACCATCAGCCGTTTCGGGAAAGATGGATACATCTCTTTCTGGCAGAAATTTAAAGCCAACGGGGTCATGGTGGTCAACGGCTGGCAGGATGCCTACTGGGGCCAGTTTACGGCAGCCTCAAAGGGAGATCGCCCTATTGTGGTTTCCTACGCATCAAGTCCTGCGGCAGAAGTGTTCTATGCCGAACACAAACCCACCACGGCGCCTACAGGCGTTGTAATTGAAAATCAATCGACCTTCCGGCAGATTGAATTTGCAGGTATTTTAAAAAACAGTAAAAACATAGATCTTGCCCAAAAGGCCATGGACTTTATCTTAAGCAAAACATTCCAGGAAGATATCCCTTTGCAGATGTTTGTGTTCCCGGCCAACACCAAAGCAAAACTGCCGGATGTGTTTTTAAAGCATGCAAAAATCACGGAAACACCTGCATATTTGCCCATCGACGACATCAACCAAAACCGGGATAAGTGGCTCCGGGAATGGACGGAAAACCTGTTGCGGTGA
- a CDS encoding iron ABC transporter permease — MKTRIYTHPYVLAGLIPLLFFLVFYFYPLAGIFLRSFVPNFPQNLHIDLSFLNQVTGSQRLHHIIWFTFWQAGVSTGLTLVFAFPCAFVMSHYQFKGKQFLILCASIPFVLPAVVVAAALDASFGKNGWLGMLNIRHPLGLIFMAHVFYNFSVMLRILTSFWTGLRGKSQEAAAMLGAGPFQTFIYITLPLLMPAIWAACFLVFIFCFSSFGIILILGGPAYSTIEAEIYRQAAYMFNLPVASFLSLLQIGFTLLLMGCYTAFSRKAVRFAPTTGRTHFKQPKRFREKAAVTGSSLFIILLCLFPLAALAGKSLVHEGQLSLIYYRAIFDNPANSIFHVPPFTAIKFSFIFAGAALVIAVVTGLCAALCLNHLDRIKAKGFTAFFDPLFMLPLSTSAVTLGFGIIITLDRPPLNLRTSALLVPLVHALVGFPFVLRSVLPALKSIPNDIREAAATLGAAPGAILRSIDLPLISGALTAGAVFAFTISMGEFGATIFTAGPRTPTIPIAIYRFLGQPGAMNYGQAMAISTLLMIITAVGFILIEKTNLKGAQQF; from the coding sequence GTGAAAACAAGAATATATACTCATCCTTATGTATTAGCGGGACTTATCCCTCTTCTATTTTTTCTTGTTTTTTATTTTTATCCCCTGGCCGGTATCTTTCTTAGAAGCTTTGTACCAAATTTTCCCCAAAACCTTCATATCGATCTTTCCTTTTTGAATCAGGTTACCGGATCACAGCGTCTTCACCACATCATTTGGTTCACCTTCTGGCAGGCGGGCGTATCCACGGGCCTGACCCTGGTGTTTGCCTTTCCATGCGCCTTTGTCATGTCCCATTACCAGTTTAAGGGAAAACAATTTTTAATCCTGTGCGCCTCTATCCCCTTTGTCCTGCCTGCCGTGGTTGTCGCCGCAGCCCTTGATGCAAGTTTCGGCAAAAACGGATGGCTGGGCATGTTAAATATCCGCCACCCCCTGGGTCTGATTTTCATGGCCCATGTATTTTACAATTTTTCGGTGATGCTCAGAATTTTGACCAGCTTCTGGACAGGATTGCGGGGCAAATCCCAGGAAGCCGCAGCCATGCTCGGGGCTGGACCGTTTCAGACGTTTATCTATATTACTTTGCCCCTTCTCATGCCTGCCATATGGGCGGCTTGTTTTCTAGTATTCATTTTTTGTTTCTCAAGTTTCGGCATCATTCTGATTCTTGGGGGGCCTGCCTATTCAACCATAGAAGCAGAAATATACCGCCAGGCCGCCTATATGTTCAACCTGCCGGTGGCATCTTTTCTCTCGTTGCTTCAAATCGGTTTTACCTTATTGCTCATGGGCTGCTACACCGCCTTTTCCCGAAAGGCTGTTCGCTTTGCGCCAACAACCGGCCGCACCCATTTTAAACAGCCGAAAAGATTCCGGGAAAAGGCCGCCGTCACAGGCAGCAGCCTTTTTATTATCCTGTTATGCCTTTTCCCCCTGGCAGCCCTTGCCGGAAAGTCCCTGGTCCATGAAGGACAATTGTCCCTGATTTATTACCGTGCCATTTTTGACAATCCTGCAAACTCTATTTTCCATGTCCCGCCCTTTACTGCGATAAAATTCTCTTTTATATTTGCGGGTGCAGCCCTCGTTATCGCCGTTGTCACAGGTCTGTGCGCCGCCCTTTGCCTGAATCATTTGGACCGGATAAAAGCAAAAGGGTTTACCGCATTTTTTGACCCGTTATTTATGCTGCCCCTGTCTACTTCGGCAGTTACGTTAGGTTTCGGTATTATCATCACCCTGGACCGTCCGCCGCTTAACCTGCGGACATCAGCACTGCTTGTTCCTTTGGTTCATGCCCTAGTTGGATTTCCCTTTGTACTTCGGTCGGTGCTGCCTGCCCTGAAAAGTATACCCAATGACATCAGGGAGGCCGCCGCCACATTAGGCGCCGCCCCTGGGGCAATACTCCGAAGCATTGACCTGCCGCTAATATCCGGTGCGCTGACAGCAGGCGCCGTGTTTGCTTTTACCATCAGCATGGGAGAATTCGGTGCCACAATCTTTACGGCAGGACCACGCACGCCCACCATCCCCATAGCCATTTACCGATTTTTAGGCCAGCCGGGCGCCATGAATTACGGTCAGGCCATGGCCATCTCCACCCTTCTGATGATTATTACAGCAGTTGGTTTTATCCTCATTGAGAAAACCAATTTAAAAGGGGCACAACAATTTTAA
- a CDS encoding ABC transporter ATP-binding protein — translation MEHELIIHNLNKTDATGSYLLNNINLTLPRGSRLSVLGPSGSGKTTLLRMIAGLDTPSSGDIRFNGASILDLPPYKRNFGMMFQDYALFPHMNVSANIAFGLKMKGLPRQKQTPIVEQMLTLTNLEGFGHRKIDELSGGERQRVALARTLAPGPRLLMLDEPLSALDRVLRKHLLEQLTQILSRLHITTIFVTHDHEEAFAAGDQIILMNKGCIVQSGTPEDLSQHPVNDWVRQFMG, via the coding sequence ATGGAACATGAACTCATCATACACAACCTAAACAAAACCGACGCAACAGGCAGCTATTTGCTGAACAACATCAATCTTACCCTGCCCCGGGGCAGCCGCCTGTCTGTGTTAGGTCCTTCGGGCAGCGGGAAAACCACACTGTTGCGCATGATTGCAGGGCTTGACACACCGAGCTCAGGCGATATCCGGTTCAACGGCGCTTCTATCCTGGATCTGCCCCCATACAAGCGCAACTTCGGCATGATGTTCCAGGACTATGCATTGTTTCCCCACATGAATGTATCTGCCAACATTGCATTCGGCCTGAAAATGAAGGGTCTCCCCAGACAGAAACAGACCCCAATTGTAGAACAGATGCTGACCCTGACCAATCTTGAGGGCTTTGGACACCGCAAAATAGATGAACTGTCCGGGGGCGAGCGCCAGCGGGTGGCCCTGGCAAGAACCCTTGCCCCGGGCCCCAGGCTGCTCATGCTGGACGAACCGTTAAGCGCACTGGACCGGGTCTTGCGAAAACACTTGTTGGAGCAGCTTACGCAAATTTTATCCCGGCTGCACATCACGACCATCTTTGTCACCCATGACCACGAAGAAGCCTTTGCCGCAGGCGATCAAATCATCCTGATGAACAAGGGCTGCATTGTCCAGTCCGGCACTCCCGAAGATCTTTCACAGCACCCGGTGAATGACTGGGTCCGGCAGTTTATGGGTTAA
- a CDS encoding ABC transporter substrate binding protein — MKKQAAIILIMCGAVFAMVMPCAAQKKKILYVDSYHPDYLWSAQITRGIQTVIDDIPDIELDIFRMDTKRNKSLEFKKAAALRAKKKIETFKPDVVIASDDNAAKYLIVPYYLNTTLPFVFCGINWDASTYGFPASNVTGMVETSFFETGLATLKPFAKGGRIGFLSSDTESQKKNIDELTQRVKEHLTVRTAKTFEQLKQNFLDLQGECDMIIFQDFRSVKGFNHEAMKAFANTHTKVPTLAMANFMVDYTLIVYAKSGEEQGEYAARTALQILNGRSPGDIPVITNKTVKIYLNMTLAKNLGIKFPMTLMDYAQLVTAEQKKLLYINSYHKGYQWSDNIEKGLLKALGIEFDPDSNPIDTSLGPVQMKIVRMDTKRNKKEAFKKEEALKAKAVIETWQPDIVVTSDDNACKYLIAPYYIDSDLPIVFCGVNFDASMYGFPTPNITGMVEVAPYAETIALMKQFSRGNRMGFIGTDTLSNRKEFAHVAKRIDTTNWQVRRVSSFEQWKTAYLKLQEEVDMLILTDCSYVKGWNVKAVENFILENTKIITGGVSDNDIVYALLGRIKMGEEQGWWAGKTALKILNGTPPAAIPVTTNKYSKLILNMKLAKRMGIVFPMELIEEAGFVDNDEDGLQ, encoded by the coding sequence ATGAAAAAACAGGCTGCCATCATCTTAATTATGTGCGGGGCCGTTTTTGCAATGGTGATGCCCTGCGCGGCCCAGAAAAAAAAGATACTCTATGTGGACTCCTATCATCCCGATTATTTGTGGAGCGCCCAGATCACCCGGGGTATCCAAACAGTCATAGATGACATTCCTGATATTGAACTTGACATATTCAGGATGGATACCAAAAGAAACAAATCCCTGGAATTTAAAAAGGCTGCCGCACTCAGGGCCAAAAAGAAAATTGAAACCTTCAAGCCGGACGTGGTGATTGCTTCGGACGACAATGCCGCAAAATATCTGATTGTACCTTATTATCTCAACACGACTCTGCCCTTTGTGTTCTGCGGCATCAACTGGGATGCCTCAACCTATGGATTCCCGGCATCCAACGTCACCGGCATGGTGGAAACATCCTTTTTTGAAACCGGATTGGCCACCTTAAAGCCGTTTGCAAAAGGAGGCCGAATCGGATTTTTATCCTCGGACACGGAATCCCAGAAAAAAAACATAGATGAGCTGACCCAAAGAGTCAAGGAGCACTTAACTGTCCGAACTGCGAAGACCTTTGAGCAGCTCAAACAAAACTTCCTTGACCTTCAGGGAGAATGCGACATGATCATTTTCCAGGATTTTCGGTCCGTCAAGGGGTTCAACCACGAGGCAATGAAGGCCTTTGCCAATACCCATACAAAGGTACCCACACTGGCCATGGCGAATTTTATGGTTGATTATACCCTGATCGTCTATGCCAAAAGCGGCGAGGAGCAGGGAGAATATGCAGCCCGAACCGCCCTTCAAATTTTAAACGGTCGCTCTCCGGGCGATATCCCGGTCATTACAAACAAAACGGTGAAAATCTACCTGAACATGACACTGGCGAAAAATCTTGGCATTAAATTTCCCATGACCCTGATGGACTACGCCCAACTGGTCACCGCAGAGCAAAAAAAACTGCTTTATATCAACTCCTATCACAAGGGATATCAATGGAGTGACAATATTGAAAAAGGACTGCTCAAGGCCCTTGGCATAGAATTTGACCCGGACAGCAACCCCATTGACACATCCCTTGGTCCGGTTCAGATGAAAATAGTGCGTATGGACACCAAACGCAATAAGAAAGAAGCATTCAAAAAAGAGGAGGCACTCAAGGCCAAAGCCGTGATTGAAACCTGGCAACCCGACATCGTGGTGACCAGCGACGACAATGCATGCAAATACCTGATCGCACCCTATTATATCGACTCTGACCTGCCCATTGTATTCTGCGGGGTCAACTTTGATGCTTCAATGTACGGCTTCCCCACCCCTAACATCACCGGCATGGTGGAAGTCGCCCCGTATGCCGAAACCATCGCTCTGATGAAACAGTTCTCCCGGGGAAACCGGATGGGATTCATCGGCACAGACACCTTATCAAATAGAAAGGAATTCGCCCATGTAGCAAAAAGGATAGATACAACAAATTGGCAGGTGCGGCGGGTTTCGAGTTTTGAGCAGTGGAAAACAGCGTATCTTAAACTCCAGGAAGAGGTGGATATGCTGATATTGACGGATTGCAGCTATGTCAAAGGCTGGAATGTTAAAGCGGTGGAAAATTTTATCCTTGAAAACACCAAAATCATTACTGGCGGCGTCAGTGACAACGATATAGTGTACGCGCTTTTGGGTCGGATCAAAATGGGCGAAGAACAGGGATGGTGGGCCGGAAAAACCGCCTTGAAAATCCTGAACGGCACGCCCCCCGCTGCCATTCCTGTAACCACCAACAAATACTCAAAGCTGATTTTGAATATGAAGCTGGCCAAACGCATGGGGATTGTCTTTCCCATGGAACTGATCGAAGAAGCAGGTTTTGTAGACAATGACGAGGACGGCCTGCAATGA